CCTCCTCGTCGGCGGCCGTGGCCCACTCAGAGAGCGTCCCCTCCAGGGCCCGGAGATACTCCACGTCCGTGGGCTCGATCCGGCGCACCTGCACCCCGCCGTTAGCGGTCTCCTCCCAGGCGATGGAATCGCCGGGCTTGACCTTGAGCAGGGCCCGGATTTCCCGTGGCACCGTGGTCTGTCCCTTGCTGGTGATCTTGGCGATGGCGATCATGGCAGCCTCCTTATGGTACGATTCCTTACCGCCTTACCTTACTGCCTCCCTGCCGCCCGGGCAAGCAGCTCGCCCAGATCGGGATTGGTGCTCGCCACTGCCCAGTCCGGATGCTCACTCACCCGGGCAGGATGCTGCTCCCCGGGAGCATCCGGCCGTCTGGTCATGCCTTATGGCTCTGGCGGCCTTTCCCGGCCTCTCACGCCGGTAACAGGGGTTCGAGT
The Thermodesulfobacteriota bacterium DNA segment above includes these coding regions:
- a CDS encoding type II toxin-antitoxin system PrlF family antitoxin: MIAIAKITSKGQTTVPREIRALLKVKPGDSIAWEETANGGVQVRRIEPTDVEYLRALEGTLSEWATAADEEAYRDL